A genome region from Mycobacterium florentinum includes the following:
- the tyrS gene encoding tyrosine--tRNA ligase, with amino-acid sequence MILDELGWRGLIAQSTDLDALAAEAQRGPLTVYAGFDPTAPSLHAGHLVPLLALRRFQRAGHRPIVLAGGATGMIGDPREVGERSLHEAGTVAEWTERIRGQLERFVDFDDSPTGAIVADNLEWTAPMSAIEFLRDLGKHFSVNVMLDRDTIRRRLDGDGISYTEFSYMLLQANDYVELHQRHGCALQIGGSDQWGNIIAGVRLVRQKLGATVHALTVPLVTAADGTKFGKSTGGGNLWLDPQLTSPYAWYQYFVNTADADVIRYLRWFTFLSAEELAELEQATAERPQQRAAQRRLATELTVLVHGEEATAAVEHASKALFGQGELDRLDEATLAAALREASVAELKPGGPDGIVDLLVASGLSASKGAARRTIGEGGVSVNNIRIESDEWSPQDSDFLYGRWLVLRRGKRNIAGIEKV; translated from the coding sequence ATGATCCTCGACGAGCTGGGCTGGCGTGGACTGATCGCGCAGTCCACCGACCTCGACGCCCTGGCCGCCGAAGCGCAGCGCGGACCGCTGACCGTGTACGCCGGCTTCGACCCCACCGCGCCGAGCCTGCATGCGGGGCATCTGGTGCCGCTGCTGGCACTGCGGCGCTTTCAGCGGGCCGGGCACCGGCCCATCGTGCTCGCGGGCGGCGCCACCGGCATGATCGGGGACCCGCGTGAGGTCGGCGAACGCAGCCTGCACGAGGCCGGCACCGTCGCCGAATGGACCGAACGTATTCGCGGGCAGCTCGAACGCTTCGTCGACTTCGACGACTCACCCACCGGCGCGATCGTCGCCGACAACCTCGAGTGGACGGCGCCGATGTCGGCGATCGAGTTCCTGCGGGATCTCGGCAAGCACTTCTCGGTCAACGTAATGCTGGATCGCGACACCATCCGGCGGCGCCTCGACGGCGACGGGATCTCCTACACCGAGTTCAGCTACATGCTCCTGCAGGCCAACGACTACGTGGAATTGCACCAGCGCCATGGCTGCGCGCTGCAGATCGGCGGCTCGGATCAGTGGGGCAACATCATCGCCGGGGTGCGCCTGGTGCGCCAGAAGCTCGGCGCGACGGTGCACGCGCTCACGGTCCCGCTGGTCACCGCCGCCGACGGCACCAAGTTCGGCAAATCCACCGGCGGCGGCAACCTGTGGCTGGACCCGCAGCTGACCAGTCCTTATGCCTGGTACCAGTACTTCGTCAACACCGCCGACGCCGACGTCATTCGCTATCTGCGGTGGTTCACTTTCCTGTCCGCCGAGGAGCTGGCCGAGCTTGAACAGGCGACCGCCGAGCGTCCGCAACAACGCGCCGCTCAGCGCCGGCTGGCGACCGAACTCACCGTCCTGGTGCACGGCGAGGAGGCCACCGCGGCCGTCGAGCATGCCAGCAAGGCGCTCTTCGGTCAGGGCGAGCTCGACCGTCTGGACGAGGCGACGCTGGCCGCCGCGCTGCGCGAGGCGTCGGTCGCCGAGCTCAAACCCGGTGGCCCGGACGGGATTGTCGATCTGTTGGTGGCCAGCGGCCTGTCGGCCAGTAAAGGCGCCGCGCGACGCACGATCGGCGAGGGCGGCGTTTCGGTCAACAACATTCGGATCGAGAGCGACGAATGGTCTCCGCAGGACTCGGATTTCCTCTACGGCCGATGGCTGGTGCTGCGGCGCGGTAAGCGCAATATCGCCGGCATCGAAAAGGTCTAG
- a CDS encoding DNA-3-methyladenine glycosylase: protein MRAGELVVDPVAAAHRLLGATLAGRGVRATVVEVEAYGGVPDGPWPDAAAHSYRGRSGRNGVMFGPPGRLYTYLSHGIHTCANVSCGPDGTAAAVLLRAAVIEDGADVAQTRRGPAVRAAALARGPGNLCSALGITMSDNGIDLFDPGSPVTLTLHAVNGAVAGPRVGISQAADRPWRLWLAGRPEVSAYRRSPRAPAPGASD from the coding sequence GTGCGTGCAGGCGAGCTGGTAGTTGACCCGGTCGCGGCCGCGCACCGGCTGCTCGGCGCAACGCTTGCCGGGCGGGGCGTGCGCGCGACCGTCGTCGAGGTCGAGGCCTACGGAGGCGTTCCCGACGGACCCTGGCCGGACGCGGCGGCACATTCCTACCGGGGCCGCAGCGGCCGCAACGGCGTGATGTTCGGGCCCCCGGGCCGCCTGTACACCTACCTCAGCCACGGGATCCACACCTGCGCCAACGTCTCGTGCGGCCCCGACGGCACGGCCGCCGCGGTGCTGCTGCGCGCCGCCGTGATCGAGGACGGCGCCGACGTGGCCCAGACCCGTCGCGGTCCGGCCGTCCGCGCCGCCGCGCTGGCGCGTGGTCCCGGAAATCTGTGTTCGGCGTTGGGAATTACGATGTCCGACAACGGGATTGATCTCTTCGATCCGGGTAGTCCGGTGACGCTGACGCTGCATGCGGTTAACGGGGCAGTCGCGGGCCCACGCGTGGGCATCAGCCAGGCCGCCGACCGGCCGTGGCGACTGTGGCTGGCCGGGCGACCGGAAGTCTCGGCGTATCGGCGAAGTCCGCGGGCACCTGCCCCCGGCGCCAGCGACTAG
- a CDS encoding ammonium transporter, translating into MHAIDPAATAWLLASTALVLLMTPGLAIFYGGMVRTTGVLNMIMMSFVSIPLVTVAWLLVGYTLAFSEDGAGGFIGNLSHVGMLGITPDTVHGTVPELLYATFQLTFAIITAALVSGAIADRARFAAWIVFVPVWAIVVYSVVAHWVWGPGGWLNKMGVLDYAGGLVVEIVSGSSALALALVLGPRIGFKKDAMRPHNLPLLFVGVGLLWFGWFGFNAGSALAANGTAAAIFLNTLVAGCLGMLGWLTVEQIRDGRPTTFGAASGVVAGLVAITPSCGTVNTLGAAAVGLAAGVVCAFAVTAKLRFNYDDSLDVVGVHFVGGVVGVFLIGLLATAVMTSGPQGLFYGGGFGQLGKQTLAIAVVAVYAFAVTFILAKVIERVMGFRLSPEDETTGVDFTQHAETAYAEGVHGHLPLRRPGSPT; encoded by the coding sequence ATGCATGCAATCGACCCCGCCGCCACCGCGTGGCTGCTGGCCAGTACCGCACTGGTCCTACTGATGACCCCCGGCCTGGCGATCTTCTACGGCGGCATGGTCCGCACCACCGGGGTGCTCAACATGATCATGATGAGCTTCGTCTCCATCCCACTCGTCACCGTGGCGTGGCTGCTGGTCGGCTACACGCTCGCGTTCTCCGAGGACGGGGCGGGCGGGTTCATCGGCAACCTCAGCCATGTCGGGATGCTCGGGATCACGCCCGACACCGTGCACGGCACGGTGCCCGAACTGCTCTATGCCACCTTCCAATTGACCTTCGCGATCATCACCGCGGCCCTGGTCAGTGGCGCGATCGCCGACCGCGCCCGCTTCGCCGCCTGGATCGTGTTCGTTCCGGTCTGGGCGATCGTCGTGTATTCAGTTGTCGCACACTGGGTGTGGGGGCCGGGTGGCTGGCTGAACAAGATGGGCGTGCTGGACTACGCGGGCGGCCTGGTCGTCGAGATCGTCTCCGGTTCCTCGGCGCTGGCGCTGGCGCTGGTGCTCGGACCGCGCATCGGCTTCAAGAAGGACGCGATGCGCCCGCACAATCTGCCGCTGCTCTTCGTCGGGGTCGGGCTGCTGTGGTTCGGCTGGTTCGGCTTCAACGCCGGTTCGGCGTTGGCGGCCAACGGAACTGCCGCGGCGATCTTCCTCAACACGCTCGTCGCCGGTTGCCTCGGCATGCTCGGCTGGCTCACGGTCGAGCAGATCCGCGACGGCAGGCCGACAACGTTCGGGGCGGCATCCGGGGTGGTCGCCGGTCTCGTCGCGATCACCCCGTCGTGCGGCACCGTCAACACGCTCGGCGCGGCGGCGGTCGGCCTCGCCGCGGGCGTGGTGTGCGCGTTCGCGGTGACCGCGAAATTGCGCTTCAACTATGACGATTCGCTCGACGTCGTCGGTGTGCACTTCGTCGGCGGGGTGGTCGGGGTCTTCCTGATCGGGCTGCTCGCCACGGCCGTCATGACGTCGGGCCCGCAGGGACTGTTCTACGGGGGTGGCTTCGGCCAGCTCGGCAAGCAGACGCTCGCGATCGCCGTCGTCGCGGTGTACGCGTTCGCGGTGACCTTCATTCTGGCGAAGGTGATCGAGCGGGTGATGGGCTTCCGGCTCAGCCCCGAGGACGAAACCACCGGCGTCGACTTCACCCAGCACGCCGAAACGGCCTACGCCGAGGGCGTGCACGGACACCTGCCGCTGCGCCGTCCCGGTTCGCCCACCTGA
- a CDS encoding ABC transporter ATP-binding protein — translation MMISSRDELIRPQGEAAIDIAHLRVIRGNRPALHDVSVRIAKGSITGLLGPSGCGKTTLMRCIVGTQIVTSGTVTVLGRPAGSPELRRRVGYLPQDPTIYNDLRIVDNVRYFASLYGFDSRAADDAIERVGLTDHRTAFSANLSGGQRTRVSLACALVCQPELLVLDEPTVGLDPVLRADLWEQFNELARAGTTLLVSSHVMDEADHCGDLLLMRDGNLVAHTTPTQLREDTGCTSLEDAFLSIIKRTMAPAGPKAG, via the coding sequence ATGATGATTTCATCTCGTGATGAATTAATCCGTCCTCAAGGCGAGGCCGCTATCGACATCGCGCATCTGCGGGTTATCCGCGGCAACCGCCCCGCTCTGCACGACGTCTCGGTGCGGATCGCGAAGGGCAGCATCACCGGCCTGCTCGGCCCTTCGGGCTGCGGCAAGACCACGTTGATGCGCTGCATCGTCGGCACGCAGATCGTCACGTCGGGAACCGTGACCGTGCTCGGCAGACCCGCCGGCTCTCCCGAGCTGCGCCGCCGCGTCGGTTACCTGCCGCAGGACCCGACCATCTACAACGACCTGCGGATCGTCGACAACGTTCGCTACTTCGCTTCGCTGTACGGCTTCGACAGCCGGGCCGCCGACGACGCGATCGAGCGGGTCGGGCTGACCGACCACCGCACCGCGTTCAGCGCCAACCTGTCCGGCGGCCAGCGCACCAGGGTGTCGCTGGCGTGCGCATTGGTGTGCCAGCCGGAGCTGCTGGTGCTCGACGAGCCCACCGTCGGTTTGGACCCGGTACTGCGGGCCGACCTCTGGGAGCAGTTCAACGAACTCGCCCGCGCCGGAACCACCCTGCTGGTCTCGAGCCACGTGATGGACGAGGCCGACCACTGCGGGGACCTGTTGCTGATGCGCGACGGGAACTTGGTCGCCCACACCACGCCGACCCAACTACGAGAGGACACCGGATGCACGTCTCTGGAGGACGCGTTTCTGTCCATCATCAAGCGCACCATGGCGCCCGCCGGTCCGAAAGCGGGATGA
- a CDS encoding ABC transporter permease, whose product MSLKGYTATTTRILRQLASDHRSVAMILAVPVLVITLMYFMFHNARHLPGTPSPFNNACLILLGLFPLFVMFIITAITMQRERASGTLERILTTPLRRLDLLIAYGTAFSIAAAAQATVACTVSFWSLGFDTAGSWVWVFVIAIVNAVLGVGLGLLCSAFARTEFQAVQFIPLVMVPQLLLAGIIVPRALMPDWLQWISNVLPASYALEALQQVSSHTELTGTAVRDIVVVAGSAFAALCLAAATLRRRTP is encoded by the coding sequence ATGAGCCTCAAGGGGTACACGGCCACCACGACGCGGATCCTGCGCCAGCTGGCCTCCGATCACCGCAGTGTCGCGATGATCCTGGCGGTGCCGGTTTTGGTTATCACCTTGATGTACTTCATGTTTCACAATGCGCGGCACCTACCCGGCACGCCGTCGCCGTTCAACAATGCGTGCCTGATCCTGCTCGGCCTCTTCCCGCTGTTCGTGATGTTCATCATCACGGCGATCACGATGCAGCGGGAACGAGCCTCCGGGACGCTGGAACGAATTCTGACCACTCCCCTCCGCCGGCTCGACCTGCTGATCGCCTACGGCACCGCCTTCTCGATCGCCGCGGCCGCCCAGGCGACGGTGGCGTGCACCGTGTCGTTCTGGTCCCTCGGCTTCGACACGGCGGGCAGCTGGGTGTGGGTATTCGTGATCGCGATCGTCAACGCGGTGCTCGGCGTCGGCCTGGGCCTGCTGTGTAGTGCGTTCGCGCGCACCGAGTTTCAGGCCGTGCAGTTCATCCCGCTGGTGATGGTGCCGCAGCTGCTGCTCGCCGGCATCATCGTTCCCCGCGCGCTGATGCCAGACTGGTTGCAATGGATCAGCAATGTGCTGCCGGCCAGCTACGCGCTGGAGGCTCTGCAACAGGTGAGTTCGCATACCGAGCTGACCGGGACCGCGGTGCGCGACATCGTCGTCGTGGCGGGTTCCGCGTTCGCGGCGCTGTGCCTGGCCGCTGCGACGCTGCGGCGCCGGACGCCATAA
- a CDS encoding TetR/AcrR family transcriptional regulator: protein MTATNTGRRRPGRPAGNSDTRDRILTSARELFARNGIDRTSIRAVAAAAGVDSALVHHYFGTKQQLFAAAIHLPIDPMTVLGPIRETPVEELGLRLPSLLLHIWDSELGAGLIATMRSLLSGAEVSLVRSFFQEVIVGEVGPRVDNPPGTGRIRIQFAASQLMGVVMARYILELEPFASLPADQVVAMIAPNLQRYLTGELPDGLVP, encoded by the coding sequence GTGACGGCCACCAACACCGGGCGCCGGCGGCCCGGGCGGCCGGCCGGAAACTCCGACACCCGCGATCGCATCCTGACCAGCGCGCGAGAACTATTCGCCCGCAACGGCATTGACCGTACTTCGATACGGGCCGTGGCCGCGGCGGCGGGTGTGGATTCCGCGCTGGTGCATCACTACTTCGGGACCAAACAGCAGCTGTTCGCCGCGGCGATACATCTGCCGATCGATCCCATGACGGTGCTTGGGCCGATACGCGAGACTCCGGTCGAAGAACTCGGGCTGCGGCTCCCGTCGCTGCTCTTGCACATCTGGGACTCCGAGCTGGGAGCCGGCTTGATCGCGACCATGCGGTCGTTGCTGTCCGGTGCCGAGGTGAGCTTGGTGCGCTCCTTTTTCCAGGAGGTGATCGTCGGCGAAGTCGGGCCGCGCGTCGACAATCCACCGGGCACGGGCCGCATCCGCATCCAGTTCGCCGCGTCGCAGTTGATGGGCGTGGTGATGGCCCGCTACATCCTCGAATTGGAGCCGTTCGCGTCGCTGCCGGCCGACCAGGTCGTGGCGATGATCGCACCGAACCTGCAGCGCTACCTCACTGGGGAGTTGCCGGACGGGCTCGTTCCATGA
- a CDS encoding Trm112 family protein: protein MLDDTLLSILVCPQDRGPLLLVGDELLYNPRLRRAYRIEDGIPVLLIDEARDVDDDDEHARLMERARPATPQ, encoded by the coding sequence ATGCTTGACGACACGCTGCTGAGCATTCTCGTCTGCCCGCAGGACCGCGGCCCGCTGCTGCTGGTTGGTGACGAACTGCTCTACAACCCGCGACTGCGCCGCGCCTACCGCATCGAGGACGGCATCCCGGTGCTGCTGATCGACGAGGCGCGCGATGTCGACGACGACGACGAGCACGCCCGTCTCATGGAACGAGCCCGTCCGGCAACTCCCCAGTGA
- a CDS encoding acyl-CoA synthetase — MDLNLSMITRPVERLVATAQNGLEVLRLGGLETGTVPSPSQIVESVPMYKLRRYFPPDNRPGQRPVGPPVLMVHPMMMSADMWDVTREDGAVGILHSHGLDCWVIDFGSPDKVEGGMRRNLADHIVALSQAIDTVRDATGTDVHLVGYSQGGMWCYQVAAYRRSKALASIVTFGSPVDTLAALPMGIPANFAPPVANFMADHVFSRLAIPGWMARAGFQMLDPLKTAKARVDFVRQLHDREALLPREQQRRFLEREGWIAWSGPAISELLKQFIAHNRMMTGGFAVNGQMVTLTDITCPVLAFVGEVDDIGQPASVRGIRRAAPDAEVYEARIRTGHFGLVVGSKAAEQGWPTVAAWIEWLSSGGDKPAGIDLMADQPEEHTDSGVALSSRITHGLGEASEAALELVRGATGAAVAANKSMRTLAVETARTLPRLARLGQINDHTRISLGRIISEQASRSPRGEFLLFDGRVHTYEAVDRRINNVVRGLIQVGVRQGDRVGVLMETRPSALVAIAALSRLGAVAVVMHPEADLAASVRLGRVTEILTDPTNLEAARQWPGQVLVLGGGEARNLDLPDDGNVIDMEQIDPDAVDLPAWYRPNPGLARDLAFIALSSAGGELVAKQITNYRWAVSAFGTASAAGLEGRDTVYCLTPLHHESALLVALGGAVVGGTRIALSRGLHADRFVHEIRQYGVTVVSYTWAMLRDIVDDPAFVLHGNHPVRLFIGSGMPTGLWQRVVDAFAPAHVVEFFATTDGQAVLANVSGAKIGSKGRPLPGAGRIELGAYDTEHDLILEDERGFVQVADANQVGVLLAASRGPIDPTASVKRGVFAPADTWISTENLFRRDEDGDYWLLGRRGSVVHTGRGLVYSDAVTDALGLINGVDLAVTYNVPFGNQEVALSAVTLLPGASITAADLTEAFAEMPVGLGPDIVHVVPEMTLSATYRPTVSALRAAGIPKSGRHAWYFDVASEQYRKLTPAVRAELSATYKGTDA; from the coding sequence ATGGATCTGAACTTGTCGATGATCACGCGGCCGGTGGAACGACTGGTCGCGACGGCCCAGAACGGCCTGGAGGTCTTGCGGCTGGGGGGCTTGGAGACCGGCACCGTTCCGTCGCCGTCGCAGATCGTCGAGAGCGTGCCGATGTACAAGCTCCGGCGCTACTTTCCGCCGGACAATCGCCCCGGGCAGCGGCCGGTCGGCCCGCCGGTGCTGATGGTGCACCCGATGATGATGTCGGCCGACATGTGGGACGTGACCCGCGAAGACGGCGCGGTCGGCATCCTACATTCGCACGGGCTGGACTGCTGGGTCATCGACTTCGGTTCACCGGACAAGGTCGAGGGCGGCATGCGCCGCAACCTGGCCGACCACATCGTCGCGCTCAGCCAGGCCATCGACACGGTCCGGGACGCCACCGGCACCGACGTGCACCTGGTCGGGTATTCGCAGGGCGGGATGTGGTGCTATCAGGTCGCCGCTTACCGGCGTTCGAAGGCGCTGGCCAGCATCGTCACCTTCGGGTCGCCGGTGGACACCCTGGCCGCCCTGCCGATGGGCATCCCGGCAAACTTTGCCCCGCCCGTCGCCAACTTCATGGCCGATCACGTCTTCAGCCGACTGGCCATCCCCGGCTGGATGGCGCGCGCCGGCTTCCAGATGCTCGACCCGCTGAAGACCGCCAAGGCCCGGGTCGACTTCGTGCGTCAGTTGCACGACCGCGAGGCATTGCTGCCCCGCGAACAACAGCGCCGATTCCTCGAGCGCGAGGGGTGGATCGCCTGGTCCGGCCCGGCGATCTCCGAGCTGCTCAAGCAGTTCATCGCGCACAACCGCATGATGACCGGGGGTTTCGCCGTCAACGGGCAGATGGTCACGCTGACCGACATCACCTGCCCGGTGCTGGCCTTCGTCGGCGAGGTCGACGACATCGGCCAGCCGGCGTCGGTGCGAGGCATCCGGCGGGCGGCGCCCGACGCCGAGGTCTACGAGGCCCGCATCCGCACCGGCCATTTCGGCCTGGTCGTCGGATCCAAAGCCGCAGAGCAGGGTTGGCCCACCGTCGCCGCGTGGATCGAGTGGCTGTCCTCCGGCGGCGACAAGCCGGCCGGCATCGACCTGATGGCCGATCAGCCCGAAGAGCACACCGACAGCGGCGTCGCGCTGAGCTCGCGGATCACGCACGGCCTCGGTGAGGCATCGGAGGCGGCGCTGGAGTTGGTCCGCGGCGCCACCGGGGCGGCGGTCGCGGCCAACAAGTCCATGCGGACCCTGGCCGTGGAGACCGCACGCACGCTGCCCCGGCTGGCCCGGCTCGGACAGATCAACGACCACACGCGAATCTCGTTGGGCCGCATCATCAGCGAGCAGGCCAGCAGGTCCCCGCGCGGCGAGTTCCTGCTGTTCGACGGACGCGTGCACACCTACGAAGCGGTCGACCGGCGCATCAACAACGTCGTCCGCGGCCTGATTCAGGTCGGCGTCCGGCAGGGCGACCGGGTGGGCGTGCTGATGGAGACCCGGCCCAGTGCTCTGGTCGCGATCGCCGCGCTGTCGCGGTTGGGCGCCGTCGCGGTGGTGATGCACCCGGAGGCGGACCTGGCCGCGTCGGTCCGGCTCGGGCGCGTCACCGAGATCCTGACCGACCCCACCAACCTGGAGGCCGCGCGCCAATGGCCGGGACAGGTGCTGGTGCTCGGTGGTGGTGAGGCGCGCAACCTGGACCTGCCCGATGACGGCAACGTCATCGACATGGAACAGATCGACCCGGACGCCGTAGACCTGCCCGCCTGGTACCGGCCCAACCCGGGGCTGGCCCGCGACCTGGCGTTCATCGCGCTCAGCTCGGCCGGCGGCGAACTGGTCGCCAAGCAGATCACCAACTACCGGTGGGCCGTGTCGGCGTTCGGAACCGCCTCGGCGGCCGGCCTGGAGGGCCGCGACACCGTGTACTGCCTGACGCCGCTGCATCACGAGTCCGCGCTGCTGGTTGCGCTGGGCGGCGCGGTCGTCGGCGGAACCCGCATCGCGTTGTCGCGCGGCCTGCATGCCGACCGTTTCGTCCACGAGATACGGCAATACGGCGTCACCGTGGTGTCCTACACCTGGGCGATGCTCCGCGACATCGTCGACGATCCCGCCTTTGTGCTGCACGGCAATCACCCGGTTCGGCTGTTCATCGGCTCGGGTATGCCGACCGGGTTGTGGCAGCGGGTGGTCGACGCGTTCGCCCCCGCACACGTCGTCGAGTTCTTCGCCACCACCGACGGACAGGCGGTGCTGGCCAACGTGTCCGGCGCCAAGATCGGCAGCAAGGGCCGCCCGCTGCCCGGCGCCGGCCGTATCGAGCTCGGCGCCTACGACACCGAACACGACCTGATCCTGGAAGACGAACGGGGCTTCGTGCAGGTCGCCGATGCGAATCAGGTCGGCGTGCTGCTCGCGGCATCCCGAGGACCGATCGATCCGACGGCGTCGGTCAAACGCGGGGTCTTCGCGCCCGCCGACACCTGGATCTCCACCGAGAACCTGTTCCGCCGCGACGAGGACGGGGACTACTGGCTGCTGGGCAGGCGCGGCTCGGTGGTGCACACCGGGCGCGGGCTGGTCTATTCCGACGCGGTCACCGACGCGCTCGGCCTGATCAACGGTGTGGACCTGGCGGTGACCTACAACGTGCCGTTCGGTAACCAGGAGGTGGCGCTGTCCGCGGTGACGCTGCTACCGGGAGCCAGCATCACCGCGGCCGACCTGACCGAGGCGTTCGCCGAGATGCCCGTCGGGCTCGGGCCCGACATCGTGCACGTGGTGCCGGAGATGACGCTCAGCGCCACCTATCGTCCGACGGTCAGCGCGCTGCGGGCGGCCGGGATCCCCAAATCCGGGCGCCACGCCTGGTATTTCGATGTCGCCAGCGAGCAGTACCGCAAGCTGACGCCGGCGGTGCGGGCCGAGCTGAGCGCCACCTACAAGGGCACTGATGCTTGA
- a CDS encoding SDR family NAD(P)-dependent oxidoreductase has product MAIPAPRPGAVALITGASSGIGTELARGLVAIGHDAILVARRRERLESLARELRRGGRRIEVIAADVSDPTGRATLLTEIRGLRLEVDVLVPCAGFGMGGAFIDADPERIQQLIRTNVEGSLLLVRSLAPAMVERRSGAILLVSSMAGNQPMPHFQAYAATKAAVTSLAESLDWELGRSGVTVTALCPGGVRTELAEVAGMLAAESRTPKAFMADPARIADAALKGRDRNRRTIATSAAADEKSRSRRLTRPDVP; this is encoded by the coding sequence ATGGCCATTCCCGCCCCACGACCCGGCGCCGTCGCTCTTATCACGGGCGCCTCGTCCGGTATCGGTACCGAGCTGGCACGCGGACTCGTGGCTATCGGCCATGATGCGATCCTCGTCGCGCGGCGCCGTGAGCGGCTCGAATCGCTGGCAAGGGAGCTGCGCCGTGGTGGCCGCCGCATCGAGGTGATCGCCGCCGACGTCAGCGATCCCACGGGGCGCGCCACGTTGCTGACTGAAATCCGGGGGCTCCGACTCGAAGTCGACGTGCTGGTCCCGTGCGCCGGATTCGGGATGGGCGGCGCGTTCATAGACGCCGATCCCGAGCGGATTCAGCAGCTGATCCGCACCAACGTGGAGGGATCGCTTCTGCTTGTCCGATCGCTCGCGCCGGCGATGGTGGAGCGCCGCAGCGGGGCGATCCTGCTCGTCTCGTCGATGGCCGGCAACCAACCGATGCCGCATTTTCAGGCATACGCCGCAACGAAGGCAGCGGTGACGTCGCTGGCCGAATCGCTGGACTGGGAGCTTGGCCGCAGTGGCGTGACCGTCACTGCGTTGTGTCCTGGGGGCGTCCGCACCGAACTTGCGGAAGTGGCAGGCATGCTCGCTGCCGAGAGCCGCACCCCGAAGGCCTTCATGGCTGACCCAGCGCGCATCGCCGATGCCGCGTTGAAAGGCCGGGACCGGAATCGACGAACGATCGCCACGAGTGCGGCGGCTGATGAGAAGTCCAGGTCCCGCCGTCTTACCCGCCCTGATGTGCCATGA